Proteins encoded together in one Triticum dicoccoides isolate Atlit2015 ecotype Zavitan chromosome 7B, WEW_v2.0, whole genome shotgun sequence window:
- the LOC119337810 gene encoding probable xyloglucan endotransglucosylase/hydrolase protein 23: MARMAASVLAILLASCALAAASFDKEFDITWGDGRGKITNNGQLLTLGLDKVSGSGFQSKHEYLFGKIDMQLKLVPGNSAGTVTAYYLSSQGPTHDEIDFEFLGNVTGEPYTLHTNVFTQGQGQREQQFRLWFDPTNDFHTYSILWNPKHIIFMVDDMPIRDFKNLEGKGIAFPKNQPMRLYSSLWNADDWATQGGRVKTDWSHAPFSASYRGFKADACVVTAGGRPHSGAIFGTEVAPGTGAAGEWYNQELDLTRQQRMRWVQSNYMIYNYCTDPKRFAKGVPAECSM, translated from the exons ATGGCTCGCATGGCGGCGTCGGTGCTAGCGATCTTGCTAGCCTCTTGTgccctggcggcggcgagcttcgacaAGGAGTTCGACATCACCTGGGGCGACGGGCGCGGCAAGATTACGAACAACGGCCAGCTCCTGACGCTGGGGCTGGACAAGGTGTCTGGCTCCGGGTTCCAGTCCAAGCACGAGTACCTGTTCGGCAAGATCGACATGCAGCTCAAGCTCGTCCCCGGCAACTCCGCCGGCACCGTCACCGCATACTAC CTGTCGTCGCAGGGTCCGACGCACGACGAGATCGACTTCGAGTTCCTTGGCAACGTCACCGGCGAGCCGTACACGCTGCACACCAACGTGTTCACGCAGGGGCAGGGCCAGCGGGAGCAGCAGTTCCGCCTCTGGTTCGATCCTACCAATGACTTCCACACCTACTCCATCCTCTGGAACCCCAAGCACATCAT CTTCATGGTGGACGACATGCCAATCAGGGACTTCAAGAACCTTGAGGGAAAGGGCATCGCCTTCCCCAAGAACCAGCCCATGCGACTCTACTCCAGCCTCTGGAACGCCGACGACTGGGCCACGCAGGGCGGCCGCGTCAAGACGGACTGGTCCCACGCCCCATTTTCCGCCTCCTACCGCGGATTCAAGGCCGACGCGTGCGTGGTGACCGCGGGCGGCCGGCCTCACAGCGGCGCCATTTTCGGCACGGAGGTCGCCCCCGGCACAGGCGCGGCGGGCGAGTGGTACAACCAGGAGCTGGATCTGACGCGGCAGCAGCGAATGCGGTGGGTGCAGAGCAACTACATGATCTACAACTACTGCACCGACCCCAAGCGCTTCGCCAAGGGCGTCCCCGCCGAATGCTCCATGTAG